The following are encoded together in the Thermothelomyces thermophilus ATCC 42464 chromosome 3, complete sequence genome:
- a CDS encoding glycosyltransferase family 1 protein (CAZy_ID 270089) encodes MTTASPEEGLALGAGCQATIYPALRPHVLKNPPTRKMRKQARKRGKDEDDRFRRFRISNEHSRTKGRVSRQDGRLNISLHDTSNAGYLAKALGTAAHKMVPLARTSEEEKREEEAEPPASPGRQKPDVRPTAPVGPPLPPPPRLNIVIMVIGSRGDAQPFLKIARILHAQYGHRVRIATHPAFCTFVQEDCPGIEFFTVGGDPSELMVCHASLCLLPTSIAPRY; translated from the coding sequence ATGACGACGGCGTCGCCGGAGGAGGGGCTCGCACTGGGAGCGGGGTGCCAAGCAACGATTTATCCTGCTCTCCGTCCTCATGTTCTGAAGAATCCTCCGACAAGGAAGATGAGAAAGCAGGCTAGGAAACGCGGCaaggacgaagacgaccgctTCCGCCGGTTCCGCATCTCCAACGAGCATTCCCGCACCAAGGGCCGAGTCTCGAGACAGGACGGCCGTCTGAACATCTCCCTCCACGACACAAGCAATGCCGGCTACCTCGCCAAGGCGCTTGGCACAGCGGCGCACAAGATGGTGCCCCTGGCCCGAACcagcgaggaggagaagagagAGGAGGAAGCAGAACCTCCCGCGTCCCCCGGAAGACAGAAACCCGACGTGAGACCGACAGCGCCAGTGGGACCACCGCTGCCGCCTCCCCCACGCCTGAACATTGTCATCATGGTCATCGGCTCCCGCGGGGACGCCCAGCCGTTCCTCAAGATCGCCCGGATCCTGCACGCCCAGTACGGCCATCGTGTGCGCATTGCCACCCATCCGGCCTTCTGCACCTTTGTCCAAGAGGACTGCCCGGGCATCGAGTTTTTCACGGTCGGCGGTGACCCTTCCGAGCTCATGGTATGTCACGCCTCCCTTTGTCTTCTGCCCACCTCCATTGCGCCGAGGTACTGA